The sequence GCCGGGCCACCTTGACCGCGTTCTCCACGGCCTCGGCTCCGCTGTTGAGCAGGAAGGTGCGCTTTTCGTGGTCACCGGGCGTGAGCTCGTTGAGCTTCTCGCAGACCTGGACGTAGGACTCGTACGGCGTGACCATGAAGCAGGTGTGGGTGAAGTCCGCGACCTGCTTCTGCACCCGCTCGACCACGCGCGGGGCAGCGTTGCCGACGCTGGTCACCGCGATGCCGGAGCCGAAGTCGATCAGCGAGTTGCCGTCGGCGTCGACGACGACACCACCGCCGGCGTGCGTCACGAAGACCGGCAGTGTGGTGCCGATGCCCTGGGGAACGGCGGCCTGCTTCCGGGCGAACATCTCGCGGGACTTCGGGCCGGGAATCTCGGTGACGACCCGGCGCTCCTGCGGAAGCGAGGGGCCGCCCTGGGTGACGGTGCTCATACTGCGACGGTATGTCGCACATGCCGGTATGCGGATGATGCACTATGGCAAAATTGCCGATAGCGCTCTGGCCGTAACGTACAAACCCCGGGGGTGGTTGTGGCGCCGACACTCCGCACCGTCGTGCGACGCCTGCCACTCAAGCTCGGCGTGCTCACGGGACAGGACGAGCTCGACCGGCCGGTGCGCTGGGTGGCGGTCAGCGAGCTGGAGGACCCGACCCCCTTCCTGGAGGGCGGCGAGCTGGTCCTCACCACGGGCATGCGCCTGGACGCCGGCAACGCCGGGCCGTACGTCGACCGGCTGGTCGGCAAGGGGGTCACCGGGCTCGGGTTCGGCGTCGGGCTGGGGCACGAGGTGATCCCGGCCGGGCTGGTGGAGGCGGCGACGCGGGCGGGGCTGCCGCTGATCGAGGTGCCGCGCGACACCCCGTTCGTCGCGATCGGCAAGCTGGTCAGCGACCTGATCGCCGCCGAGCAGTACGACGAGATCAGGCGCGCCTTCGCCACGCAGGGCCGCCTCACCCGGGCCGCCCTCCGCCCCGAGGGCCCCCGCGCGGTGGTCGACGGTCTGGCCCGGGAACTCGGCGGCTGGGCCGCCCTGCTCGACGAGGCGGGAGCCGTACGGCACGCCGCCGGAGAGGGCGCGGCCCGCACCGCCGACCTCCTCCCCGAACTGGAGCGCCTGCGCAGGCCCGCGGGCGGGGGCGCGCCCGCGAGCCTGGCACTCTCCACGCCGCAGGAGCACGTCATCGTGCAACCGCTGGGCGCCCGTCGCGTCCGGGGGTTCTTCGCGGTCGGCCTCGACCGGCCGTTCACGCCTGTCGCGCACACCGTGGTCAACGCCGCGGGTTCCCTGCTGACGCTCGCCGTCGAGCACGGCAGGGAGCACCTGGCCGCCGAGCGCCGGGTCCGTTCGGCGGTGCTCCGGCTGCTGCTGGCCGGGCAGGTGCGGGCCGCGCGGGAGACGCTGGAACTGCTGGGGGACGGGCTCCCGGGCGGGCCCCTGGTGGTCCTGGCCGCCGGCGGCGACCAGGAGGCGGTGCTGGAGGCCGCGGGCGACGAGTTCGCGGTGGCGGCCGAAGATCGGGTGGTGGTCGTCGTCGCGGCGGATCGGGTCGAGGACACGGTCTCGACGCTGCGGGAGCACGGCCCGGTCGGCATCGGCTCCCCGGTCGGCCTCGACGGACTGCGCGCCGGGCTCGACCAGGCCGACCGCGCGCTCGCCTCGGCCCGCCGCGCCGCCGAGCCCGTCATGCGCTTCGCCGACCTCGCGGGCCAGGGCCTGCTGTCCCTGCTGGACCCCGGGATGACCGCGGCGTTCTCCTCGGCGCTGCTCGCCCCCCTGCATGAGTACGGCTCGCGCGCCGACCTGCTGGAGTCCCTCCGCGCCTACCTGGCCTGCAACGGCCACTGGGACGCGGCGGCGCAGCGGCTCGGCGTGCACCGCCACACCCTGCGCTACCGCATGCGCCGGGTCGCCGATCTCCTCGGCCGCGACCTCGACGACCCGGCCGCCCGCGCCGAGCTCTGGGTCGCGCTGGCCGTCACCGAGTGAAGCGGCCGCACCGAGTGAAGCGGCCGCCGCCCCGCCCCGCGGGGGCGGGCGCCGGAACGGCCGGTCAGGACCTGTCGACCAGGTAACGGGAGATGGTGGCGTAGGTGACCGCGTCATAGGTGCGGCTGTCACGCAGGTGCCCGGCGCGTTCCAGGCTGATGGCGCCCTGCGCGGCCGCCCAGAGGGCGTCGGCGATCTTCCTGGGCTGCGTCGGGATGATGTATCCGGCCGAGATGCAGTCGGCGATCACCCGGTCGAGGACGTTGAGCGCCGCCCGCGCCAGGGTCCGGGCCCGCTCGCTCGGCAGGAATCCGGGGATCGCCCGCTCGAACATCAGGGCGTAGTAACCGGGTTCGGCCAGCGCGGCCTCCCGGTAGGCGGGGCCGAGCGCGGTGAGGTGCTCCAGCGCGTTCCTGCGCGCGGGCACCGACTCCAGACGTCGCCGGAACCGCTCGAAACCCTCAAGGTAAAGCGCCTCGGCCAGGCCTTCCTTGCTGCCGAACATGGTGTAGATGACGGTCGTCGAGCACCCGGCCTCGGTGGCGATGCGGCGCATCGACAGGCTTTCGGGACCGATGGTGACGAGGAGCTGACTGGCCACGTCGAGCAGCCTGCCGCGGAGTTCGTCCTGGGTGGCCCGTTCGCCGACCAGATAGGCGCCTTGCAGTCCGCGCGGCGCCGATGAGGTCATGCGGCCACGCCCTTCCGCTCTCGGGGGGTTGCATTCGATGACTTAGCCAGGGCGGCGATCCTTCAAACCGTCGCCATATAAGAAATATCCATAATCAGCCCCATTTTCGTTACAGGCAGAGCGGGAGATATTTTTATGCGTAACGGCGTGCCCGCGCAAGTGTCTTGTGCGTAGTGGAGTAACGCCACCTCCGGGCGGGTGGCATACCGTCGGAGTCATGGACGTGCGCCCCTTCTGGCTCGCCGGCCGCCCCGCCATGGGGGACGCCGAGCTCACCGTGACCAACTCCCATGACGGCCGTGTCGTCGGCGTCTGCTCCGTGCCGACCCCCGACCAGGTCGAAGAGGCCGTCGCCGCCGCGGCGGCCGTGCAGAAGCAGGCCGCCGCGCTCCCCATCCACGTGCGGGCCGAGGCTCTGGCCCACGTCTCGCGCCGCCTGGCCGAGCGGGCCGAGGAGATCGCCCGCCTGATCATGGAGGAGAACGGCAAGCCGATCTTCTGGGCCCGCGGCGAGGTGAACCGCGCGATCTCCACCTTCCGGTTCGCCGCCGAGGAGACCCGCCGCCTCGGCGGCGAGGCCGTCCGCCTGGACACCGAGGCCGCCTCCGCCGGCCGCCTCGCCTACGTCTCGCGCGTCCCGCACGGCCCGGTCCTGGCGATCACGCCGTTCAACTTCCCGCTCAACCTGGTGGCCCACAAGGTCGCCCCGGCCATCGCGGTCGGCGCCCCGATCATCGTCAAGCCGGCCCCGGCGACGCCGATCTCCTCCCTCGTGCTCGGCGAGATCCTGGCCGAGACAACGCTGCCCGAGGGCATGTTCTCCGTGCTCCCCGTGCCCAACGACCGCGCCGCCGGTCTGGTCGACGACCCGCGCCTGCCGGTCGTCTCCTTCACCGGCTCCGGGCCCGTCGGTTACGCGATCATGGACCAGGTGCCGCGCAAGCACGTCACCCTCGAACTCGGCGGCAACGCCGCCGCCGTCGTGCTCGCCGACGCCGACCTCGACTGGGCCGCCTCCCGGGTGGCGCTGTTCTCCAACTACCAGGCCGGGCAGAGCTGTATCGCGGTCCAGCGGGTGATCGTCGAGGCGTCGGTGCGCGAGGACTTCGTGGCCAGGCTCGTCCCCGCCGTCGAGGCCCTGGTCACCGGAGACCCCACCGACGACAGGACCCAGGTCGGCCCGCTCGTCTCCGTCGAGGCCGCCGAGCGCGTCGAGCAGTGGGTCAAGGAGGCCGTCGCGGCCGGCGCCCGGCTGCTCGCCGGCGGCACCCGCGACGGCGCCACCGTCGCGCCGACCGTCCTGGCCGACGTGCCGCACGACGCCAAGGTCTCCTGCGAGGAGGTCTTCGGACCCGTGATGATCGTCCAGTCCGTGCCGGGCGTCGACGAGGCATTCGCCGCGGTCAACGACTCCAAGTACGGCCTGCAGGCCGGGGTCTTCACCCGCAACCTGGACATCGCCTTCCGCGCGAACCGGGAGCTCGAGGTCGGCGGTGTGATCATCGGAGACGTCCCGTCCTACCGTGCCGACCAGATGCCCTACGGCGGCGTCAAGGACTCCGGCGTCGGCCGCGAGGGCGTCCGCTCGGCCATGGCGGACTTCACCTACGAGAAGGTCATGGTCCTCACCGGCCTGTCCCTCTGACGGCTCGGGCACAGCCCGTCCTCTCTGGAAATCGTGCAGGCCCTGAGATCGTGTACGGCCCGCACCCCGTCGCCCCGGGGTGCGGGCCGTACCGTTCATGGATCGTGGTAGATCGCGTGGGAGCCGATCCGTCGCCATATGAGGACTGGTTCACCTTGGTCGTCGGCCATGAACGAGAAAGTCGCGCGACCGTCTGGAGAAGCAAAATTCCACGTGAGTGAGTAGACGTCGTGATCCTGCAACTTGTGGATCCGCAAACGCTTGGGCCAGGGGGTCTCACCTCTGTGGGCACCCGCGTTCAACGCCGGGAGCAGGTGGTTGCGGACGACGTCCTTGAACAGCTCCAGATGCTCCTGGGGCAGCCGAGCGGCTTCCCTGCGGAAGGCGGGAGTGCGGTCAAACTTCATCCGCAGCCTCGGCCCTGGCCGCGTCGAGGTCGGCGAAAAGCTCCTCCATGGAGTGGAAGCGGCCGGTGCCGGCCCCCGCTCGGATCTCCTCGTCGGCCTGACGCTCCTTGGCCTGCCACTCCGGAGTCCAGAACCATGCATCCTCATCCGGGATGATGTGAGCCACGGCATGACCATTCCTGGTCAAGTGGATGATCGTGTCGCCACGCGAGACCTGCTCCTCGATCTCGCTCGCATGGGCGGCCAGTTCGTCGATGGGGATCTCGTGGGCGTTCTCACTCATGAGTCGAGTGTAGGTCTGGGCACTCACCGTGGTCACGACCTCTCGGCCGTGGTGTAGAGCTCCCTGGCCACGTCGCCGAAGTAGGGCCCGTACATGGTGCCGTGGTCGTCGCTGTATTTGAAGCTGCTCACCGAGGTGATCGTGCCGCGCCCGGTGGCGACGTCGAAGCCGCTCAGCCAGGGGCCGCCGCTGGAGCCGGCGGTCATGTCGCAGCGCATGCCCTGGTCGTCGGTCTGGCCGTGCGGGTCGGCGCGGACCGGGCCCGCGCAGTAGACCAGGTGCTCGCCGTTGTAGGGGGCTTCGGCGGGGAAACCGAAACCGTGGGTCTGGCGACCCCTGGCAGCGCCGAAGGCGATCCCCTGACCGCCGACGACCTCCTGCAGGTGCCTGCCGCCCCTGTGGTTGAGCGCCACCATGCCGATGTCGTAGCTGTCGTCCGCGCTGCGCGACCACGGGCCCGCGACGAACATGCGCCGGGCGGTGAACTGCCCGTAGGGCTGGCGTCCCTGGTCGTAACCGGGCACGAAGGTCCAGTTGTCCGCCCACGCGCCGGTGCCGTCCTTGACGCAGTGCCCGGCGGTCACCACGAGATCCTTGTTGGTGCTCCTGACCGAGCTCGCCGAGCACACGAAGTCGAGCCCGCCGAGGGTGAGGAAGACCCGCCCGGTGGTGCGCCTCACCGACCCGCCCGCGTTCCAGCGCGTCCCGGCGGTGCGGGCGCCGCGCTGGTGGAGCGGGACGCCGGGCTTGCCGAACATCCCCGCCGCCGTCCCGAGCGGGTCGATCGGGACGGCGGCCGCCATGCGGCGGGGGGTCCAGTAGCCGAGCACGTGGCGCCGGTCCGACGTGCCGCGGGCGGCCACGCGCTCGACGACGTCGCCCCCGGCCGGGGCCGCGACCGCGCTCTTCGCGGCCGGCCGGACCTTCGCGGCCGGCTGCGGGCGGGGGGCGTTTACGGCCTGCTGCCTGTGCTCCGAGGTCGTCGCGCCGGTCTGGGGTGCGCCCAGCAGGACGGCGACAAGCGCGGCACCCGCAAGCAGGGGAAGGCTCGAGGTCATGAGACCCGATTTTGCACTACGTGGTGTGTTGTTGTGACTACTTTAGGTAAAGCTCAAGGGGTGCCGGCGCCCTGGGCGGCCTCGTAGACGGCCTGCGCCTCGGTCCCGAAGTACGGGCCGAACATCCAGCCGGCCGCGAAGCCGTACTTGAAGCTGTTCACCGAGTTCAGCGTGCCCAGGCCGGTGCCCTCGTCGAAGTCGGTGAACCAGGGGCCACCGCTCGACCCGCCGGTCATGTTGCAGTTCAGGCCGATGTCGCGGGACATCAGGAAGTCGTCGAACGCCCGGCCGGCGCAGTAGACCAGCTTCGACCCGCCGTAGGGGGCGGCGGCCGGGTAGCCGAAGGAGTGCATCTGCTGCCGCCGGGCCCGGTTGAAGGAGACGCCCTGGCCGCCCACCACGTCGGTCAGCGACCTGCCGTTCAGCGGGGCCACCACGGCGGCGGCCACGTCGTAGTTGATGTCCTCGCTGTTGTTCCACTGCGGGGTGGTGTAGAGCGTGGTCGCCACCCAGGTTCCGTGCGGCCGGTCGCCCCTGTCGTAGCCCGGGACGAACACCCAGTTGCCGTGGAAGGCGCCGCCCATCTTCACGCAGTGCCCCGCGGTGATCACGGTGCTTCCGTTGTCGCTGGTCACCGCGTTGCCCGAGCAGGAGGCGTTGCGGCCCTGGTAGGTGAAGAAGACCCGGCCGGCGGTCGTGGTGATCGCCCCCCCGCGGGTCCAGGCCGACCCTGTGGAGGCGCGTGCGGCGGCGGACGCCCGGGCGGCCGTGACGCCGTCGCCGGCCGGTGAGGTCGCGGGGACCGAGACGGGATCGGCCGCCGCCTGCGCCGCGATCGCCGCCGCGGTGAGCCGGACGGCGTCCTTCTTCGGCGCGAGGGTGTCGAGCGGCTGGGCGGTCTCCATCTTCGCCTCCGTCCAGTAACGCCGGACGGTGCGCTGTTCGGTCGTGGTGTCGGCGGCCTCCTTCCCGATCGGCTGCGGGCCGGCCGCTGCCGCGCCGGCGCTGTGTGCGACCGCCGCCGGGAGCAGGGTGCTGCCCGCGACGAGGGTGATGATGGGGACCAGGCGTGCCCTGCGGCGCATTTGTACCTCCCGAGACCTGATGCTGACTCGGGAAGCTAGTGCGCTGTATGACCGCATTTCTCGGGATTTACAACTATTGATATGGTGAAATTCAGACTTAAATAGAGCCTTTTATCTCGTGTTTCAGGCATCACGGATTTCGGTGCCGGTTCGACAGGGTGACGGGAGCCGGGAGAATGGGGCGGTGCAGTCAGACACCATCCGCTCCGTTGTCCTGCTCGGCTCGACCGGCTCCATCGGGACCCAGTCCCTCGACGTCATCGCCCGCAACCCCGGCCGGTTCCGGGTGGCGGCGCTCGCCGCCGGAGGCGGCCGGGTCGACCTGCTGGCCCGCCAGGCGGCCGAGTTCCGGCCCGACGCGGTGGCCGTCGCCGACCCCTCGGCGGTGCCCGCGCTGCGGGAGGCCCTGGCTGCGCGCGGGGTCACCGCCAGGGTGCTCGCCGGGCCGGAGGGGGTCGCCGAGGCCGCCGCCTGGCCGTCCGACACGGTGCTCAACGGCATCACCGGAGCGCTGGGGCTGACCTCGACGCTGGCCGCGCTGGAGGCGGGCAGGGTGCTCGCTCTCGCCAACAAGGAGTCGCTGATCATCGGCGGGCCGCTGGTGAAACGCCTGGCCAAGCCGGGGCAGCTCCTCCCGGTCGACTCCGAGCACGCCGCCCTCGCCCAGTGCCTGTGGGCCGCGGGCCCCACCGGCCCCGACGCGTCGGCCGTGCGCCGCCTGATCGTCACCGCGAGCGGCGGTCCCTTCCGGGGCAGGTCGCGAGCCGAGCTCACAGACGTCACCCCCGAGCAGGCCCTGGCCCACCCGACCTGGTCGATGGGCCCGGTCATCACCGTGAACTCCGCCACACTCGTGAACAAGGGGCTGGAGGTCATCGAGGCCCACCTGCTCTTCGACATCGGCTTCGACAGGATCACCGTCGTGGTCCACCCGCAGTCGGTCGTCCACTCCATGGTGGAGTTCGTGGACGGCTCGGTCATCGCCCAGGCGAGCCCGCCCGACATGAGGCTGCCCATCGCGCTGGCCCTCGGCTGGCCGGACCGGGTCGCCGGAGCCGCCCCCACGGTCGACTGGACCAGGTCCAGCACCTGGACTTTCGACCCCCTCGACGACGAGGCCTTCCCCGCCGTCGCGCTGGCCCGCCAGGTCGGCTCCGCGGGCGGTACGGCCCCGGCGGTCTACAACGCCGCCAATGAGGTGTGCGTCGAGGCGTTCCTCGCCGGACGGCTGCC comes from Streptosporangium roseum DSM 43021 and encodes:
- a CDS encoding PucR family transcriptional regulator, with translation MRRLPLKLGVLTGQDELDRPVRWVAVSELEDPTPFLEGGELVLTTGMRLDAGNAGPYVDRLVGKGVTGLGFGVGLGHEVIPAGLVEAATRAGLPLIEVPRDTPFVAIGKLVSDLIAAEQYDEIRRAFATQGRLTRAALRPEGPRAVVDGLARELGGWAALLDEAGAVRHAAGEGAARTADLLPELERLRRPAGGGAPASLALSTPQEHVIVQPLGARRVRGFFAVGLDRPFTPVAHTVVNAAGSLLTLAVEHGREHLAAERRVRSAVLRLLLAGQVRAARETLELLGDGLPGGPLVVLAAGGDQEAVLEAAGDEFAVAAEDRVVVVVAADRVEDTVSTLREHGPVGIGSPVGLDGLRAGLDQADRALASARRAAEPVMRFADLAGQGLLSLLDPGMTAAFSSALLAPLHEYGSRADLLESLRAYLACNGHWDAAAQRLGVHRHTLRYRMRRVADLLGRDLDDPAARAELWVALAVTE
- a CDS encoding TetR/AcrR family transcriptional regulator, with the translated sequence MTSSAPRGLQGAYLVGERATQDELRGRLLDVASQLLVTIGPESLSMRRIATEAGCSTTVIYTMFGSKEGLAEALYLEGFERFRRRLESVPARRNALEHLTALGPAYREAALAEPGYYALMFERAIPGFLPSERARTLARAALNVLDRVIADCISAGYIIPTQPRKIADALWAAAQGAISLERAGHLRDSRTYDAVTYATISRYLVDRS
- a CDS encoding aldehyde dehydrogenase family protein — its product is MDVRPFWLAGRPAMGDAELTVTNSHDGRVVGVCSVPTPDQVEEAVAAAAAVQKQAAALPIHVRAEALAHVSRRLAERAEEIARLIMEENGKPIFWARGEVNRAISTFRFAAEETRRLGGEAVRLDTEAASAGRLAYVSRVPHGPVLAITPFNFPLNLVAHKVAPAIAVGAPIIVKPAPATPISSLVLGEILAETTLPEGMFSVLPVPNDRAAGLVDDPRLPVVSFTGSGPVGYAIMDQVPRKHVTLELGGNAAAVVLADADLDWAASRVALFSNYQAGQSCIAVQRVIVEASVREDFVARLVPAVEALVTGDPTDDRTQVGPLVSVEAAERVEQWVKEAVAAGARLLAGGTRDGATVAPTVLADVPHDAKVSCEEVFGPVMIVQSVPGVDEAFAAVNDSKYGLQAGVFTRNLDIAFRANRELEVGGVIIGDVPSYRADQMPYGGVKDSGVGREGVRSAMADFTYEKVMVLTGLSL
- a CDS encoding type II toxin-antitoxin system Phd/YefM family antitoxin, with the translated sequence MSENAHEIPIDELAAHASEIEEQVSRGDTIIHLTRNGHAVAHIIPDEDAWFWTPEWQAKERQADEEIRAGAGTGRFHSMEELFADLDAARAEAADEV
- a CDS encoding trypsin-like serine peptidase, whose translation is MTSSLPLLAGAALVAVLLGAPQTGATTSEHRQQAVNAPRPQPAAKVRPAAKSAVAAPAGGDVVERVAARGTSDRRHVLGYWTPRRMAAAVPIDPLGTAAGMFGKPGVPLHQRGARTAGTRWNAGGSVRRTTGRVFLTLGGLDFVCSASSVRSTNKDLVVTAGHCVKDGTGAWADNWTFVPGYDQGRQPYGQFTARRMFVAGPWSRSADDSYDIGMVALNHRGGRHLQEVVGGQGIAFGAARGRQTHGFGFPAEAPYNGEHLVYCAGPVRADPHGQTDDQGMRCDMTAGSSGGPWLSGFDVATGRGTITSVSSFKYSDDHGTMYGPYFGDVARELYTTAERS
- a CDS encoding trypsin-like serine peptidase, with protein sequence MRRRARLVPIITLVAGSTLLPAAVAHSAGAAAAGPQPIGKEAADTTTEQRTVRRYWTEAKMETAQPLDTLAPKKDAVRLTAAAIAAQAAADPVSVPATSPAGDGVTAARASAAARASTGSAWTRGGAITTTAGRVFFTYQGRNASCSGNAVTSDNGSTVITAGHCVKMGGAFHGNWVFVPGYDRGDRPHGTWVATTLYTTPQWNNSEDINYDVAAAVVAPLNGRSLTDVVGGQGVSFNRARRQQMHSFGYPAAAPYGGSKLVYCAGRAFDDFLMSRDIGLNCNMTGGSSGGPWFTDFDEGTGLGTLNSVNSFKYGFAAGWMFGPYFGTEAQAVYEAAQGAGTP
- the dxr gene encoding 1-deoxy-D-xylulose-5-phosphate reductoisomerase; amino-acid sequence: MQSDTIRSVVLLGSTGSIGTQSLDVIARNPGRFRVAALAAGGGRVDLLARQAAEFRPDAVAVADPSAVPALREALAARGVTARVLAGPEGVAEAAAWPSDTVLNGITGALGLTSTLAALEAGRVLALANKESLIIGGPLVKRLAKPGQLLPVDSEHAALAQCLWAAGPTGPDASAVRRLIVTASGGPFRGRSRAELTDVTPEQALAHPTWSMGPVITVNSATLVNKGLEVIEAHLLFDIGFDRITVVVHPQSVVHSMVEFVDGSVIAQASPPDMRLPIALALGWPDRVAGAAPTVDWTRSSTWTFDPLDDEAFPAVALARQVGSAGGTAPAVYNAANEVCVEAFLAGRLPFLGIVDTVAAVVSEHTVTRADSVEEVLDADGWARARARELTATA